DNA from Tsuneonella dongtanensis:
GATGAACTGGCCTCCCGCCGTGCCCTGGAACACCAGCCCGCCCGCGGTGGCCAGCGTGCCCCCGTTCCATGGGCCCGGGTAGTCAACCCGCCAGGCCTCGGCCTGTTTCACCGGATCCCACGCGACAAGTGCGCCGGTGGTTGCGGCCCGCGCCTGTGCGCGCACGGCCTTGTCGGCGGGCAGCGCGCTCGCCCCGATGTCGAGCCCGATCTGGTAGCCTATGCCCGTTTCCTTCCAGTCCTTCTGCGCGACATAGGCGGCGCCGACCTGGTTCGTGGGAATGTAGACGAGGCCCGTTGCATCGCTCCGGCTCATCGGGTGCCAGGAATGTGCGCCCATCGAAGAGGGGAGCGAGATGAACGGTTTGCCCGTCTGCTCGTAACGGGCTTCCGGACTGATTGCTGCCTTTCCTGTCCTGGGATCGATGCCCGTCGTCCAGTTCTGCATCGCGAACGGCTTTCCGCCCAGGAACTGACCGGTTTCGGCATCGAGGATGTAGAAATATCCGTTCTTGGGCGCGTGCAGCGCGACATGGCGGAGCTTCCCGTCGATCTCCAGGTCGGCGAGCATGATGGGGGCGTTGCTGTCGAAGTCCCAGCGGTCTTCGGGCGTTTCCTGGAAGTGCCAGCGATAGGCCCCGGTGTTCGCATCGACCGCGACGATCGAGCCGGTGTAGAGCGCGTCGCCCGTGCCGCGGTCCAGCGCCGCGGGGTTCCACGGTTCCGCGTTGCCGGTGCCGAACAGCACGAGGTCGGTCTTGGGATCATAGACGATCGAATCCCACACCGTCCCGCCGCCGCCCAGGGTCCACCACTCGCCGGCCCAGGTTCCTGCCGCGTCTTCCATCGCCTTCGCGTTGACGCCCTCGGCCTCGAAACCGTCCTTGGGATTGCCGGGCACGACGTTGAAGCGCCAGACCTCGTCGCCGGTCGCCCAGTCGTAGGCGGACAGGTATCCGCGCGCCTTGTACTCGGCGCCGCCGCTGCCGATGAGGATCAGGCCCTTGGCCGCGCGGGGAGCGCCGGTGATCGTGTAGCTTTCCTGATCGGGCACCGCGAGCTTCGACCAGGCGACCTTGCCGGTCTTCGCGTCGAGTGCGACGAGGCGTCCGTCGAGTGTGCCGACGTAGACCTTGTCGCCATAAAGCGCGACGCCGCGGTTCACCGCGTCGCAGCAGGCGCGGACCAGCGTCTCGCGCGGGACTTTAGGATCGTAGGCCCAGAGCTGCTTTCCGGTCGCGGCGTCATGGGCATAGACCTTGCTCCACGCGCTCGTGAAATAGAGCACCCCGTCGTGCATCAGCGGGGTCGCCTCCTGCCCGCGCGCGGTATCGAGGTCTGCGAACCAGGCGAGGCCGAGCTGGCCGACGTTGCCCGTGTCGACCAGGTCGAGCGGGGAGAAGCGCTGCTCGGAATAGTCGCGGCCATAGGTCAGCCACTCGCCGCCGTCGGCCGCGGCGATCATCGCGTCGGTCACGCCTTCGGTCGGCGGGGAGACGCCGCTTCCGTCCGCCTCCCGATCGCCCGACAGGCTGCACGCGCCAAGCGCCAGTGCCGCGATCCAAACCGCCATCTTTCGCATGGCTTCTCCTCTCGAGCAGGGTTGTGGCGACAAGCGTTGCGACTGGCAACGGTCCCGCTGGACGAGTCGGGCGCGGGTGCTAGAGTCGCCGCGACGGGACACTGAGGAGACCTGACGATGTGCGACGAAGCCGACCTTGCAGCGTTCGAGAAGAAGGGTCTCGCCCGGCGCGAATTCGCCGCTGTCGGAGCGCTTGTCGGGCTGGCCGCATGCACTTCGATGAGCGGGGATGAAGGTTCCGCCGGGCTCACTGAAAGCGCAGTCGCGGTCAAGACTCCGGACGGGACGATGGACGGCTTCTTCGTCCACCCCGCCAAGGCGGCTCCGGGCGTCATCCTGTGGCCCGACATCGCGGGCCTGCGCGAAGCGAAGCGGGCGATGGCACGGCGGCTTGCCGCGAGCGGCTACGCGGTGCTGGTGCCCAACCCCTATTATCGCGACGTCGTGGGCGAGCAGTTCGCCGACTTCGCGACCTTCGCCGCGCAGAAGGGCTTCGAGAAAGTCGGCCCATGGCGGGCCAAGGCGACTGATCCGCAGGCGATCGCGCGCGACGCGACGGCGCTG
Protein-coding regions in this window:
- a CDS encoding PQQ-dependent dehydrogenase, methanol/ethanol family, encoding MAVWIAALALGACSLSGDREADGSGVSPPTEGVTDAMIAAADGGEWLTYGRDYSEQRFSPLDLVDTGNVGQLGLAWFADLDTARGQEATPLMHDGVLYFTSAWSKVYAHDAATGKQLWAYDPKVPRETLVRACCDAVNRGVALYGDKVYVGTLDGRLVALDAKTGKVAWSKLAVPDQESYTITGAPRAAKGLILIGSGGAEYKARGYLSAYDWATGDEVWRFNVVPGNPKDGFEAEGVNAKAMEDAAGTWAGEWWTLGGGGTVWDSIVYDPKTDLVLFGTGNAEPWNPAALDRGTGDALYTGSIVAVDANTGAYRWHFQETPEDRWDFDSNAPIMLADLEIDGKLRHVALHAPKNGYFYILDAETGQFLGGKPFAMQNWTTGIDPRTGKAAISPEARYEQTGKPFISLPSSMGAHSWHPMSRSDATGLVYIPTNQVGAAYVAQKDWKETGIGYQIGLDIGASALPADKAVRAQARAATTGALVAWDPVKQAEAWRVDYPGPWNGGTLATAGGLVFQGTAGGQFIAYEAKSGGKLWSFPTQTGVIAAPMTYSIAGEQYVAILVGWGGAFDLVAGAVADKSGPMRNISRLLVFKLGATGKLPAVPPMAEQVLDPPPFTGKPAQVARGADLYGRYCMVCHGDAVVAGALVPDLRHSGALGSPETMKAIVIDGALSHNGMVSFAKALRPADAEAIRHYVIKRANEDKALEKGR
- a CDS encoding dienelactone hydrolase family protein, translated to MCDEADLAAFEKKGLARREFAAVGALVGLAACTSMSGDEGSAGLTESAVAVKTPDGTMDGFFVHPAKAAPGVILWPDIAGLREAKRAMARRLAASGYAVLVPNPYYRDVVGEQFADFATFAAQKGFEKVGPWRAKATDPQAIARDATALAAWLDSQRAVDRKRGIGNQGYCMGGPYTIHAAASVPSRIKAAASFHGGGLVTDAPTSPHKRLQSGARYLIAIARNDDAKQPAAKTILRETADAQEVSAEIEVYAADHGWCVPDSPAYNAAEADRAWGRLLALYAQL